The following proteins are encoded in a genomic region of Chlamydiales bacterium:
- a CDS encoding DUF2937 family protein — translation MCDRLFSLVGALLFMQIPQFMQQYTYLLQGHVSELHIQVKQIEQVAKVSHKSLGEYIQKFVSSNDIDFSSQGVLLQKLVERMQEMTSSLKSLQEASIWAKPFIFFKQIDLGIFNETLAAFRLGVYLSLESLVYMLVGLCFGYFFYTGLSRIFRKNKHKENV, via the coding sequence ATGTGTGATCGCTTATTTTCTTTAGTAGGAGCACTTCTTTTCATGCAAATTCCTCAGTTTATGCAGCAGTACACCTATCTTCTTCAGGGCCATGTTTCAGAATTACATATTCAGGTAAAACAGATAGAACAGGTGGCTAAAGTAAGCCATAAATCATTAGGGGAATATATTCAAAAATTTGTCTCTAGCAACGATATAGATTTTTCCTCTCAAGGTGTTTTGCTTCAAAAGCTTGTTGAAAGAATGCAAGAGATGACAAGTTCACTTAAAAGCCTGCAAGAAGCATCTATTTGGGCTAAACCCTTCATTTTTTTTAAACAGATTGATTTGGGGATTTTTAATGAAACTCTTGCAGCCTTTAGGCTAGGAGTTTATTTATCCCTTGAAAGTCTAGTGTATATGCTTGTAGGCCTTTGTTTTGGTTATTTTTTCTATACAGGACTTTCAAGAATATTTCGAAAAAACAAACATAAGGAAAATGTATGA
- a CDS encoding ATP-binding protein — protein MERAQKQAIIQDLSKKMVLLAGPRQAGKTTLAKSIAKEFSSSLYLSFDRLADRKIIQEESWLPSVELLILDEIHKMNDWKNYLKGVFDTKPSHQKILVTGSARLEIFNQVGDSLAGRFFLHRLMPLSPAECEKMNVPYSVDHFLERGAFPEPFFAKSLIDANRWRLQYTDSLLRQDVLDFENIHNIKAIQLVFELLRERVGSPVSYSSIAEDAHISSTTVKKYIQILEALYIIFLVTPFSNNIARSLLKEPKIYFFDTGLVKKDPRAHFENFIAGCLLKHVFGKIDYLAESYSLQYLQTKDKHEVDFALIKDKEVEKIIEVKQSDPTPTAGLRYFHEKYDLPALQVLKNLKREKLEGSIEVVEARNFLKSLFL, from the coding sequence ATGGAAAGAGCACAAAAACAAGCAATTATTCAAGATTTAAGTAAAAAAATGGTTCTTCTTGCAGGTCCTCGGCAGGCAGGCAAGACCACCCTTGCAAAGTCGATCGCAAAGGAATTTAGTTCCTCTCTTTATCTCTCTTTCGATCGGTTAGCAGATCGAAAAATTATTCAAGAAGAGTCTTGGCTTCCTTCTGTTGAACTTCTTATACTTGATGAAATTCATAAAATGAATGATTGGAAGAACTATCTAAAAGGTGTTTTTGATACAAAGCCCTCCCATCAAAAAATATTAGTCACAGGAAGTGCAAGATTGGAAATCTTTAACCAAGTAGGGGACTCTCTTGCTGGTAGATTTTTTCTTCATCGTCTTATGCCTCTTTCTCCTGCAGAGTGTGAAAAAATGAATGTCCCATACTCTGTTGATCATTTTCTTGAAAGAGGAGCATTTCCAGAACCCTTTTTTGCCAAATCACTCATTGATGCAAATAGATGGCGTTTACAGTATACAGATAGTTTATTAAGACAAGACGTGCTTGATTTCGAAAATATCCATAACATTAAAGCCATTCAACTAGTCTTTGAACTTTTACGAGAGAGGGTAGGCTCTCCTGTTTCGTACTCTTCGATTGCAGAAGATGCTCATATCTCTTCAACTACAGTTAAAAAGTATATTCAGATCTTAGAGGCTCTTTATATAATCTTTCTAGTAACGCCTTTTTCTAATAATATCGCAAGAAGTTTGCTTAAAGAGCCAAAAATTTACTTTTTTGATACAGGTCTTGTCAAAAAAGATCCAAGAGCGCATTTTGAAAATTTTATTGCAGGATGTCTTCTCAAGCATGTTTTTGGTAAAATTGACTATCTAGCTGAAAGCTATTCTCTTCAATATTTGCAAACCAAAGATAAACATGAAGTTGATTTTGCTCTCATCAAAGATAAAGAAGTTGAGAAAATTATTGAGGTCAAACAATCTGATCCAACGCCAACAGCTGGTCTTCGTTACTTTCATGAAAAATATGATCTTCCAGCTCTTCAGGTCCTCAAAAACTTAAAAAGAGAGAAGCTTGAAGGATCAATTGAA
- a CDS encoding dienelactone hydrolase family protein — MNREIKTYYTGDLEVFAVQGHDPYGPHVVLLHGFGANAHDLLSLSEMVNAPSNTTWLFPNAPHLVPFSESYIGRSWFSFDMAKLENAMRASRYDELAVGVPPDLSYASDLIIKLLKKIPVSPGNIVIGGFSQGAMLATDVALKMQENLAGLAILSGSVINEAEWKSHALRHKGLHFFQSHGDEDTILSIDLAKRLESLFKDSGLLGALQVFQDGHTIPEEVLTSFGEFLSKQLNL; from the coding sequence ATGAACAGAGAAATTAAAACATACTATACAGGCGATTTGGAAGTGTTTGCCGTGCAAGGTCATGATCCTTATGGGCCGCATGTTGTTTTGCTTCACGGCTTTGGTGCAAATGCGCATGATTTATTATCGCTCAGCGAAATGGTCAACGCGCCTTCCAACACTACGTGGCTGTTTCCTAATGCACCGCATCTTGTTCCTTTTTCAGAGAGTTATATAGGAAGATCTTGGTTTTCTTTCGATATGGCGAAATTAGAAAATGCTATGAGAGCATCTCGCTACGATGAGCTTGCAGTGGGTGTGCCTCCTGATTTATCTTACGCAAGTGACCTTATCATTAAGCTTTTAAAAAAAATACCCGTTTCTCCTGGTAATATTGTAATAGGTGGCTTTAGCCAAGGAGCTATGCTTGCAACAGATGTTGCCTTGAAAATGCAAGAAAATCTTGCTGGCCTTGCGATCCTTTCTGGTAGTGTTATTAATGAAGCTGAGTGGAAAAGTCATGCATTGAGACATAAAGGTCTTCATTTTTTTCAATCCCATGGCGATGAAGATACAATTTTAAGCATAGATCTTGCTAAGAGGTTAGAAAGTTTGTTTAAGGACTCAGGATTACTTGGGGCATTACAAGTCTTTCAAGATGGCCATACAATACCAGAAGAAGTACTAACTTCTTTTGGGGAATTTTTGTCTAAGCAACTGAACTTATAA
- the tpx gene encoding thiol peroxidase: MTTENMRKGVATFKGAPLTLLGKEIKVGEDAPEFKLTSNDMQDVSLEAFKGKTLVLSVVPSLDTEVCSIQSKRFNDEAKKLPSNIVVVGVSVDLPFAQARWVKEGHCTTIQMLSDYKERSFGRSYGVLIDELKLLARSIFIIGPDKKVHYVEYVKEVTNYPDYDKALKALL, from the coding sequence ATGACAACAGAAAATATGAGAAAAGGAGTGGCTACTTTTAAAGGTGCTCCCTTAACGCTTCTTGGTAAAGAAATTAAAGTAGGAGAAGATGCTCCAGAGTTTAAATTGACCTCTAATGATATGCAAGATGTCTCTTTAGAGGCCTTTAAGGGAAAAACGCTTGTACTTAGCGTTGTGCCCTCTCTAGACACAGAAGTGTGTAGCATTCAATCAAAGCGTTTCAACGATGAAGCAAAGAAATTGCCTTCCAATATAGTTGTAGTTGGGGTGAGTGTGGATTTGCCTTTTGCGCAGGCTAGATGGGTGAAAGAAGGGCATTGCACTACAATTCAAATGCTTTCAGACTATAAGGAAAGAAGCTTTGGCAGGTCTTATGGCGTACTTATTGATGAGCTTAAGCTTCTTGCTAGATCTATTTTTATTATAGGGCCAGACAAAAAAGTGCACTATGTTGAATATGTCAAGGAAGTCACAAACTACCCTGACTATGACAAAGCCCTAAAAGCATTGCTTTAA